One window from the genome of Carnobacteriaceae bacterium zg-84 encodes:
- a CDS encoding DUF853 domain-containing protein: MTTIQIANGKQAPLMNLSMLNRHGLIAGATGTGKTVTLKVLAEQLSLSGVPVFLADIKGDLSSLAQAGEVTEKLQKRLELLGITDYEPSAFPVRLWDVFGEQGHPVRATISEMGPLMLARLLSLNDTQTGILNIVFKIADDNGLLLVDLKDLQAMLKDVADHASDYTSQYGNITKQSVGAIQRSLLVLEQQGGDLFFGEPALFLSDFMQTDEQGRGIINILSANKLFQSPTLYATFLLWLLSELYETLPEVGDLEKPKFVFFFDEAHLLFEDAPKVFVDKIEQVVRLIRSKGVGIYFITQNPIDLPETVLAQLGNRVQHALRAYTPKELKAVKVAADTFRQNPELNVSEVITQLEVGEALVSFLNENAQPSIVERAYICPPKSSFQTLDPMKQQAIINQSPMEYKYRDAVDRESAYEVLAAKYEQEQAEQERLEQEKQAEKERIAAEKERIAYEKEQAKLAKSQPKSVFDKATDSFINTAVRTVGRELARGIFGSLLGGSGKGKRR; the protein is encoded by the coding sequence ATGACAACAATTCAAATTGCAAATGGAAAACAAGCGCCATTGATGAATTTATCTATGTTAAATCGTCATGGACTAATTGCAGGAGCGACAGGTACAGGGAAAACGGTTACATTAAAAGTGTTGGCAGAACAACTTAGTTTATCAGGTGTTCCAGTCTTTTTAGCAGATATAAAAGGTGATTTATCTAGCTTAGCACAAGCAGGAGAAGTCACAGAAAAATTACAAAAACGATTAGAATTATTAGGCATTACAGATTATGAACCATCTGCATTTCCAGTACGATTATGGGATGTATTTGGCGAACAAGGACATCCAGTACGTGCTACCATTTCTGAAATGGGACCATTGATGCTTGCTCGTTTGTTAAGTTTAAATGATACACAAACAGGTATTTTAAATATCGTTTTTAAAATTGCTGATGATAATGGTTTATTATTAGTTGATTTAAAAGATTTACAAGCGATGTTGAAAGATGTTGCAGATCATGCGTCGGACTACACATCACAATATGGAAATATTACAAAACAATCCGTTGGAGCTATCCAAAGAAGTTTACTTGTTTTAGAACAGCAGGGTGGTGATTTATTTTTTGGTGAACCTGCTCTATTCTTATCTGATTTTATGCAAACAGATGAGCAAGGTAGAGGTATTATCAATATATTATCAGCTAATAAATTATTCCAATCACCAACTCTATATGCCACATTTTTATTATGGTTATTATCTGAATTATATGAAACATTGCCAGAAGTTGGTGACTTAGAAAAACCTAAATTTGTCTTTTTCTTTGATGAAGCGCATTTATTATTTGAAGATGCACCAAAAGTATTTGTTGATAAAATTGAACAAGTAGTTAGACTTATTCGTTCAAAAGGTGTGGGTATTTATTTTATTACACAAAATCCTATTGATTTGCCAGAAACAGTACTAGCACAATTAGGAAATAGAGTACAGCATGCATTGCGTGCCTATACACCAAAAGAATTAAAAGCTGTTAAAGTTGCAGCAGATACATTTAGACAAAATCCTGAACTAAATGTGTCAGAAGTCATTACACAACTCGAAGTTGGAGAAGCACTTGTGTCATTTTTAAATGAAAATGCACAACCAAGTATTGTCGAAAGAGCGTATATTTGTCCACCGAAAAGTAGTTTTCAAACACTTGATCCAATGAAACAGCAAGCCATTATCAATCAATCACCAATGGAGTATAAATATAGAGATGCTGTTGATAGAGAATCTGCCTATGAAGTACTTGCTGCTAAATATGAACAAGAACAAGCTGAACAAGAACGACTAGAACAAGAAAAACAAGCAGAAAAAGAAAGAATAGCTGCTGAAAAAGAGCGAATTGCTTATGAAAAAGAACAGGCAAAACTGGCGAAAAGTCAACCTAAATCTGTTTTTGATAAAGCAACAGATTCTTTCATCAATACAGCAGTTAGAACAGTTGGTCGTGAATTGGCAAGAGGTATTTTTGGTAGCTTACTTGGTGGTAGTGGTAAAGGAAAACGTCGATAA